The Anabaena sp. WA102 genome contains a region encoding:
- a CDS encoding cysteine synthase A — protein MDIKNGFVGTIGNTPLIRLNSFSEETGCEILAKAEFLNPGGSVKDRAALYIIEDAEKKGLLKPGGTVVEGTAGNTGIGLAHICNVKGYKCLIFIPNTQSQEKIDALTTLGAEVRPVPAVPYKDPNNYVKLSGRIAAEMENAIWANQFDNLANRIAHYETTGREIWQQTHGKIDGWVAATGTGGTYAGVAMYLKEQNPGVKCVVADPLGSGLYSYIKTGEIKIEGNSITEGIGNSRITANMEGAPIDDAIQIDDSEALRVVYQLLRKDGLLMGGSTGINVGAAVALAKQLGPGHTIVTILCDSGSRYQSRIFNSAWLASKGLVIS, from the coding sequence ATGGATATCAAAAATGGATTTGTTGGTACAATTGGTAACACCCCATTAATTCGTTTAAACAGTTTTAGTGAAGAAACAGGTTGTGAAATATTGGCTAAAGCCGAATTTTTGAACCCTGGTGGTTCTGTCAAAGATCGGGCTGCGCTGTATATTATCGAAGATGCAGAAAAAAAAGGACTCCTCAAACCCGGTGGTACAGTAGTAGAAGGAACAGCGGGAAATACGGGAATTGGGCTGGCACATATCTGCAATGTCAAAGGCTATAAATGCTTGATTTTTATTCCCAATACCCAATCCCAAGAAAAAATAGATGCTTTAACTACCCTGGGTGCGGAAGTTCGTCCTGTTCCTGCTGTACCTTACAAAGATCCGAATAATTACGTCAAACTATCTGGTAGAATTGCGGCAGAAATGGAAAACGCCATTTGGGCTAATCAATTTGATAATTTAGCCAATCGTATTGCCCATTATGAAACCACAGGTAGAGAGATTTGGCAACAGACTCATGGTAAAATAGATGGCTGGGTAGCGGCAACTGGTACGGGTGGTACTTATGCTGGTGTGGCAATGTACCTGAAAGAACAAAATCCGGGCGTTAAATGTGTGGTGGCTGACCCTTTAGGTAGTGGACTATATAGCTATATCAAAACTGGGGAAATCAAAATCGAAGGTAATTCTATTACTGAAGGTATTGGGAATAGTCGGATTACTGCTAATATGGAAGGCGCACCCATTGATGATGCCATCCAAATTGATGATTCTGAAGCCTTGCGTGTTGTTTATCAACTATTAAGAAAAGATGGTTTATTAATGGGTGGTTCAACAGGAATTAATGTCGGTGCGGCTGTGGCTTTAGCTAAACAATTGGGTCCAGGACATACTATTGTGACTATTTTGTGTGACAGTGGTTCTCGCTATCAGTCACGAATATTTAATAGTGCATGGTTAGCCAGTAAAGGATTAGTGATCAGTTAG
- a CDS encoding DUF5331 domain-containing protein codes for MDIQHLRQSLKKKWLIYYEQNRSWLVKMRIWKDYYGIRRPSSGYILATLSTLEPELKKILPFILDLNNDPDQIIVALCLHFNPEQELNLLKSQHSTAKNEIVSTSPAHIVLTDSPVPKEHKQVLLKMTTGISVIAVATPIHDHSSVKLPLGLGREQINKRLITTGFPSPNITRISSTHSNILPSWIDELCPGRGNG; via the coding sequence ATGGATATTCAGCATTTACGTCAATCATTAAAAAAGAAGTGGCTAATTTATTACGAACAAAATCGTTCTTGGCTAGTGAAAATGCGGATATGGAAAGATTATTATGGTATTCGCCGACCTTCTTCTGGTTACATCTTAGCGACTTTATCTACTTTAGAACCAGAGTTAAAAAAAATTCTCCCTTTCATTTTGGATTTAAACAATGATCCTGATCAGATAATTGTAGCTTTGTGTTTACACTTCAATCCTGAACAGGAGCTAAACTTATTAAAATCCCAGCATTCTACCGCCAAAAATGAGATTGTTAGTACCTCTCCGGCTCATATAGTCCTGACAGATTCACCTGTACCCAAAGAACATAAACAGGTGTTATTGAAAATGACTACAGGCATTTCTGTGATTGCAGTTGCTACACCAATTCATGACCATTCTTCAGTTAAGCTGCCTCTAGGATTGGGAAGGGAACAAATAAATAAACGATTGATAACTACGGGATTTCCCAGCCCAAATATTACCCGGATTTCATCTACTCATAGCAATATTTTGCCTTCTTGGATAGATGAATTGTGTCCAGGTAGGGGAAATGGGTAA
- a CDS encoding glucosamine inositolphosphorylceramide transferase family protein: MKSSNKVQTENLSMSTYLSSLKKIAKIFVRRKCDWSIGIYTGESPFKLSSQENIKNPVLTAKDVIDVSAEFVADPFMVYENGTWYMFFEVMNIETNRGEIGLATSTDGIEWNYQKIILRESFHLSYPYVFKWDNSYYMVPESNASNSIRLYQATDFPEQWSYLNTLIEGQNFKDSSVVYFQDKWWLFTTTGNNDFLRLYYAESLTGKWIEHPKSPIIQRDFHIARPGGRMTIFDNKLFRYSQDCQPFRYGNKVRAFEITELSTTNYSEKSVNENPIIGASGYGWNADGMHNIDPHIVNKGDWIACVDGYHSSFNFGFNSSDFEKIFS, from the coding sequence ATGAAATCAAGCAATAAAGTTCAGACAGAAAATTTGTCAATGTCAACATATTTATCTTCTCTTAAAAAGATTGCAAAAATTTTTGTCCGGAGGAAATGTGATTGGTCAATAGGAATTTATACAGGGGAATCACCTTTTAAGTTAAGTTCTCAAGAGAATATCAAAAATCCAGTTTTAACAGCTAAAGATGTTATAGATGTTTCAGCAGAGTTTGTTGCTGATCCATTTATGGTTTATGAAAATGGGACTTGGTATATGTTTTTTGAGGTTATGAACATTGAAACAAATAGAGGAGAAATTGGCTTGGCAACAAGCACTGATGGCATAGAATGGAACTATCAAAAAATTATTCTGCGCGAATCTTTCCATTTGTCTTATCCCTATGTATTTAAATGGGATAATAGTTATTATATGGTTCCAGAAAGCAACGCATCAAATTCTATTCGCCTTTATCAAGCAACTGATTTTCCTGAACAGTGGTCATACTTAAACACCTTAATTGAAGGGCAGAATTTTAAAGATTCATCCGTTGTTTATTTTCAAGATAAATGGTGGCTATTTACAACTACTGGAAACAATGATTTTTTGCGGCTATACTATGCTGAGTCCTTAACGGGAAAATGGATTGAGCATCCTAAAAGCCCTATTATTCAAAGAGATTTCCATATCGCTAGACCTGGTGGAAGGATGACAATATTTGATAATAAGCTTTTTAGATATAGCCAAGATTGTCAGCCATTCCGCTATGGAAACAAAGTTCGGGCTTTTGAAATAACAGAATTGAGTACAACAAATTATTCAGAAAAATCAGTAAATGAAAATCCAATCATAGGTGCAAGTGGATATGGTTGGAATGCTGATGGAATGCATAATATTGATCCTCATATAGTTAATAAAGGTGACTGGATAGCTTGTGTAGATGGCTATCATTCTTCCTTCAATTTTGGCTTCAATAGCAGTGATTTCGAGAAGATATTTTCATGA
- the infC gene encoding translation initiation factor IF-3: protein MPVIEKKRTRDLPQINERIRFPKIRVIDTDGAQLGIITPQEAIQLAEEKELDLVLISDKADPPVCRIMDYGKYKFEQEKKAREARKKQHTADVKEVKMRYKIEEHDYNVRVKQAERFLKDGDKVKATVMFRGREIQHSDLAETLLKRMATDLEPFGELQQAPKKEGRNMMMLISPKK from the coding sequence ATGCCTGTGATTGAGAAAAAAAGAACTCGCGATCTGCCCCAAATTAACGAACGGATTCGCTTCCCGAAAATTCGGGTGATTGACACTGATGGCGCACAACTGGGAATTATAACTCCGCAGGAAGCGATACAATTAGCAGAGGAAAAGGAATTAGACCTAGTGCTAATTAGTGACAAGGCTGATCCGCCAGTATGTCGAATAATGGACTATGGGAAATATAAGTTTGAGCAGGAGAAGAAGGCGCGGGAAGCCCGGAAGAAGCAGCACACAGCTGATGTAAAAGAAGTGAAGATGCGCTACAAGATAGAAGAACATGACTATAATGTGCGCGTTAAACAAGCCGAACGCTTCCTCAAAGATGGCGATAAAGTTAAGGCTACTGTGATGTTCCGAGGGCGGGAAATTCAACACAGTGACTTGGCAGAAACGTTGCTTAAACGAATGGCTACGGATTTAGAGCCTTTTGGTGAACTTCAGCAAGCACCGAAGAAAGAAGGGCGGAATATGATGATGCTGATTTCACCAAAAAAATAA
- a CDS encoding type II toxin-antitoxin system VapC family toxin — MNKVEKSLLDTDILSEIIKRANPQIIAKADIYLSQFEKYTISAITVMEIVEGWQKRQQKERLQQFLNILISQEILSFNLTASVLAGKIYADLEITGKRIGYPDCMIAAIAISHNLTLVTGNLSHYQRIQDLGYSLISR; from the coding sequence ATGAATAAAGTAGAGAAATCCCTACTTGATACTGATATTCTTTCAGAAATTATTAAACGGGCAAATCCTCAGATTATTGCCAAAGCCGATATTTACTTAAGCCAGTTTGAGAAATATACAATTTCTGCAATTACAGTTATGGAAATTGTCGAAGGATGGCAGAAACGTCAGCAAAAAGAACGTCTTCAGCAATTTTTAAACATCCTAATTTCACAGGAAATATTATCTTTTAATTTAACAGCTTCTGTATTAGCCGGAAAAATTTATGCTGATTTAGAAATAACAGGAAAGAGGATTGGTTATCCTGATTGCATGATTGCTGCTATTGCTATTAGTCATAATCTTACCTTAGTTACAGGTAATTTATCTCATTATCAAAGAATTCAAGATTTGGGTTATTCACTAATAAGTAGGTGA
- the ygfZ gene encoding CAF17-like 4Fe-4S cluster assembly/insertion protein YgfZ, with the protein MLTSAIDTKDVNAMQSVQEGVVVCDRSPWGLIRISGDDRLRFLHNQSTNDFQSRKPGQGCDTVMVTSTARTIDLVTAYVLNDAVLLLVSPNRRQELMKWLDRYIFPADQVKLTDVTEETAILSLIGPQSHAVIEKLGAGDLIGQPNGNHILVGGVIVAVGSGLAAPGYTLILPRAEKQTWWEKIRSLGAVELGDRNWEMLRILQGRPAPDSELTDDYNPLEVGLWQAVSFNKGCYIGQETIARLNTYKGVKQYLWGIRLSAGAEPGTVITIGEEKVGKLTSHTTTPDGHFGLGYIRSKAGGVGLKVQVGEAAGEIIAIPFVSHEYP; encoded by the coding sequence ATGTTAACATCCGCAATTGATACTAAAGATGTAAATGCTATGCAATCGGTACAGGAAGGGGTGGTAGTGTGCGATCGCTCCCCCTGGGGACTTATCCGTATTTCTGGCGATGATCGTCTTCGCTTCTTACACAATCAAAGCACTAATGATTTTCAATCTCGCAAACCTGGTCAGGGCTGCGATACTGTGATGGTGACATCTACAGCCCGCACGATAGATTTAGTCACTGCTTATGTCTTAAATGATGCTGTTTTATTATTGGTTTCCCCTAACCGTCGTCAGGAACTTATGAAATGGTTAGATCGGTATATCTTCCCTGCTGATCAGGTTAAATTAACTGATGTGACAGAAGAAACAGCAATATTAAGCCTCATTGGACCCCAAAGTCATGCTGTTATCGAAAAATTGGGGGCTGGTGATTTAATTGGTCAACCAAATGGTAATCACATTTTGGTTGGTGGGGTGATAGTTGCGGTGGGTAGCGGCTTGGCTGCACCCGGATATACACTGATTTTACCCCGCGCTGAAAAACAAACATGGTGGGAGAAAATACGGTCATTGGGGGCTGTGGAATTGGGCGATCGCAATTGGGAAATGTTACGAATATTACAAGGTCGTCCCGCTCCCGACTCGGAACTCACGGATGATTATAACCCCTTGGAAGTGGGCTTATGGCAGGCAGTTTCCTTTAATAAAGGTTGTTATATCGGTCAAGAAACCATTGCCAGACTTAATACATACAAAGGTGTAAAACAATACCTTTGGGGAATTCGTCTTAGTGCTGGGGCTGAACCAGGAACAGTAATCACCATTGGCGAAGAAAAAGTAGGTAAACTCACTAGCCATACAACCACTCCTGATGGTCATTTTGGACTAGGTTACATCAGGAGTAAAGCTGGTGGAGTTGGCTTAAAAGTGCAAGTTGGAGAAGCAGCAGGAGAAATAATTGCTATTCCCTTTGTCTCCCACGAATATCCATAA
- a CDS encoding alpha/beta fold hydrolase, producing the protein MTTARDWQQRVGNQRDWVWRGWQTRYTYIRPPHDYARTTPLILLHGFGASIGHWRHNLEVLGKSHTVYALDMIGFGASEKAATNYNVELWVEQVYDFWKTFIRQPVVLVGNSIGSLISLVAAANHPDMIQGIVMISLPDPNLEQEMIPTALQPLVSGIKSIFTSRLILKPIFYFVRRPSVLRPWASLAYANPEAITDELIDILAGPPQDRGSARAFRALFKATTGINFSPSVKKILPNLTIPMLLIWGTKDRFVPPKLANQFVGYNERLQLLYLEDVGHCPHDESPEQVNQAILDWIGNG; encoded by the coding sequence GTGACTACCGCAAGAGATTGGCAGCAAAGAGTTGGTAATCAAAGGGATTGGGTGTGGCGTGGTTGGCAAACCCGTTATACTTATATTCGTCCTCCCCATGATTATGCAAGAACAACACCCTTAATTTTACTTCATGGTTTCGGCGCTTCCATTGGTCATTGGCGACATAATTTAGAGGTTTTGGGTAAGTCTCACACGGTTTACGCTTTGGACATGATTGGTTTTGGGGCTTCGGAAAAAGCTGCAACTAACTACAATGTGGAACTGTGGGTAGAGCAGGTTTACGATTTTTGGAAAACTTTTATCCGTCAACCAGTTGTTTTGGTAGGTAATTCCATCGGTTCACTGATTTCTCTCGTCGCAGCCGCCAACCATCCTGACATGATACAGGGGATAGTGATGATCAGTTTACCTGATCCTAATTTGGAACAAGAAATGATTCCGACTGCTTTGCAACCTCTTGTCAGCGGGATTAAAAGTATATTTACTTCCAGATTAATATTGAAACCGATATTTTATTTTGTGCGTCGTCCTAGTGTGCTGCGCCCTTGGGCTAGTTTAGCTTATGCCAATCCCGAAGCTATTACTGATGAACTTATAGATATTTTAGCAGGACCACCCCAGGATAGGGGATCTGCTCGTGCCTTTAGAGCCTTGTTCAAAGCCACAACAGGGATTAACTTTAGTCCTAGTGTCAAGAAAATTTTACCAAACTTAACAATTCCTATGCTGTTAATTTGGGGAACAAAAGACCGATTTGTGCCGCCAAAACTAGCAAATCAATTTGTGGGCTACAATGAAAGATTGCAATTGCTATATCTGGAAGATGTCGGTCATTGTCCCCATGACGAATCACCAGAACAAGTTAACCAGGCGATTTTAGATTGGATTGGTAATGGGTAA
- a CDS encoding polysaccharide biosynthesis protein codes for MNILFFVSHFTVQKTIKTLSHQLSKVRNRHWFIFDITIFAMTPLLALFLRLDGDLNLQEYISQLEVATILFLVVKLIVFWGCGFYKRYWRYASIEEVIYIVMLMMGVIVIQTTLFNILDKTFNMLLGNLPQSLPILEGILSGICVIALRFSVRVVERVNHRQKISKHRERVLIIGAGNAGVSLVEDMQRNPQSGVYPVGFIDDDIKKQHIHLRGIPVLGDRYKISEVIKTLKIQKIIIAMPTVSGQIIREIVDICQANGVQPSTLPGIHEILNGRVRLDSIRDIKIEDLLRREPIHIDIKRVSKFIKDKTVLITGSGGSIGSELCRQIFRCHPAKIILIGHGENSVFNIQQELEQLIQILKNNGQSVINIPQIYTFIADIRVRSRLEYAFERFKPDVIFHAAAHKHVPLMELNPAEAITNNVIGTRNLIQVALQYNVEHFVMISTDKAVNPTNVMGASKRVAEMLVLQAAKQSGKSYVAVRFGNVLGSRGSVVPTFQKQILAGGPITVTHPDICRYFMTIPEAVQLVLQASVLGRSGEVLMLNMGEPVKIVDLAKELIHLSGYEVNKDIDIVFTGLRPGEKLFEELFIEGEEYEKTEHEKLLIVKNASQIIPSYLDITVETLLGVAAKNDADSIMLLLSQLVAGYKPKLPEEISLLEPGQFTNHTSNSWINIPKSTKPKIA; via the coding sequence GTGAATATCCTGTTTTTCGTCTCTCATTTTACTGTTCAGAAAACAATTAAAACCTTATCCCATCAATTAAGTAAAGTTAGAAATAGACATTGGTTTATTTTTGATATTACTATTTTTGCGATGACACCATTGTTAGCATTATTCTTGCGTTTAGATGGTGATCTGAATTTGCAAGAATATATTTCACAGTTAGAAGTTGCTACAATTTTATTTTTAGTAGTTAAACTAATTGTTTTTTGGGGCTGTGGTTTTTATAAACGCTATTGGCGATATGCAAGTATTGAGGAAGTAATCTATATAGTCATGTTGATGATGGGTGTGATAGTCATCCAAACAACGCTATTTAATATATTGGATAAAACATTCAATATGCTATTAGGTAATCTTCCGCAATCACTACCGATTTTGGAGGGAATACTTTCTGGTATTTGTGTGATTGCGCTACGGTTTAGTGTGCGGGTTGTAGAAAGGGTAAATCATAGACAGAAAATATCTAAGCATAGGGAGAGAGTGCTGATTATTGGTGCGGGTAATGCGGGGGTTTCTCTTGTGGAAGATATGCAAAGAAATCCCCAGTCTGGGGTTTATCCTGTAGGCTTTATTGATGACGATATCAAAAAACAGCATATACATTTACGGGGAATTCCGGTATTGGGCGATCGCTATAAAATTTCTGAGGTAATCAAAACATTAAAAATTCAGAAAATTATTATTGCCATGCCTACAGTTTCTGGACAAATTATTCGAGAAATTGTTGATATTTGTCAAGCCAATGGAGTCCAACCTAGCACTTTACCAGGAATACATGAAATCCTCAATGGTCGTGTCCGATTGGATAGTATTAGAGATATCAAAATTGAAGACTTACTCAGACGAGAACCTATTCATATAGACATTAAAAGGGTGTCTAAATTTATTAAAGATAAAACAGTTTTAATTACAGGTTCAGGAGGATCAATTGGGAGTGAACTATGCCGGCAAATTTTCCGTTGTCATCCAGCTAAAATCATCCTGATTGGACATGGAGAAAATTCTGTTTTCAATATCCAACAAGAACTAGAACAACTAATCCAAATTCTCAAAAATAATGGTCAATCAGTCATCAATATACCGCAGATTTATACATTCATTGCTGATATTCGAGTGCGGTCGAGATTGGAATACGCTTTTGAGAGATTTAAACCAGATGTAATTTTTCATGCTGCTGCTCATAAACACGTCCCTCTGATGGAATTAAATCCCGCAGAAGCAATTACTAATAATGTGATTGGTACACGGAATTTAATACAGGTAGCACTGCAATATAATGTTGAACATTTTGTGATGATTTCCACAGATAAAGCAGTTAATCCTACTAATGTCATGGGTGCTAGTAAGAGAGTAGCCGAAATGTTAGTTTTACAAGCTGCAAAACAAAGTGGTAAATCTTATGTAGCTGTGCGTTTTGGGAATGTTTTAGGGAGTCGAGGTAGCGTAGTTCCTACTTTCCAAAAACAAATCTTAGCAGGTGGACCAATTACAGTTACTCATCCCGATATTTGCCGTTACTTTATGACCATACCAGAGGCAGTGCAACTGGTTTTACAAGCATCTGTCCTGGGTCGTAGTGGTGAAGTCTTAATGCTAAATATGGGTGAACCGGTGAAAATTGTAGATTTAGCAAAAGAACTAATTCATCTTTCAGGATATGAGGTTAACAAAGATATTGACATAGTATTTACAGGTTTAAGACCAGGGGAAAAGTTATTTGAAGAATTGTTTATTGAGGGAGAAGAATATGAAAAGACGGAGCATGAAAAACTGTTAATTGTGAAAAATGCGAGCCAGATTATTCCTAGTTATTTGGATATTACGGTAGAAACTTTACTGGGAGTAGCAGCTAAAAATGATGCTGATTCGATTATGCTATTGCTGTCACAATTAGTGGCAGGTTATAAACCAAAATTGCCAGAAGAAATAAGTTTGTTAGAGCCTGGTCAATTTACTAATCACACATCAAATAGTTGGATAAATATTCCGAAAAGTACCAAACCCAAAATTGCCTAA
- a CDS encoding lipopolysaccharide biosynthesis protein, giving the protein MAIILPSILASIAVISRRYFHDIISEYSTDAGIFDLSLVKSQDGIPHTISSDERLNLMTKANAKKNNSMSLRRNFSWTFVGNFVYSACQWGMLVVLAKLGGPKMVGQFTLGLAVTAPIIMFTDLQLRAVQATDAQKQFLFSDYFGLRLISTTLALLTITVISFLGGYQRETSLVIFLIGTAKVFESISDIFQGLIQQHERMDRIAISMMIKGLLSLLFLGGGIYISGNILWGVFGLVCVWAVVLLGYDLPSGLLMLKDISELQPRWHLKTLKHLVWLCFPLGFAMMLVSLNTNIPQYLIEYYLNERKLGIFTALAYMMMAGNIVVNALGQSASPRLAKYYASGNLIGFRNLLLKLVGIAALQGGIGVLVAVTSGRQILMLLYSSEYAEQTTLFIWLMVIAGFNYISSFLDCGMTAARYFRIQIPLFVTVTSISTVGCLWLLPKLGLVGAAIALLIAAVIRIGFTFTVILHLLHKR; this is encoded by the coding sequence ATGGCTATCATTCTTCCTTCAATTTTGGCTTCAATAGCAGTGATTTCGAGAAGATATTTTCATGATATTATTTCGGAGTATTCCACTGATGCAGGGATTTTTGATCTTTCACTCGTCAAATCTCAAGATGGTATCCCTCATACTATTTCCTCTGACGAAAGACTCAATCTCATGACTAAAGCCAATGCAAAAAAAAATAATTCCATGAGTCTACGTCGTAATTTCTCTTGGACTTTTGTTGGTAATTTTGTTTATTCAGCTTGCCAATGGGGAATGTTAGTAGTTTTGGCTAAACTTGGCGGCCCAAAAATGGTAGGGCAGTTTACCTTGGGGTTGGCTGTAACAGCACCTATAATCATGTTTACAGATCTCCAACTAAGGGCTGTCCAAGCAACAGATGCTCAAAAACAGTTTTTGTTTAGTGATTACTTTGGGTTAAGGCTAATATCAACAACACTGGCACTTCTAACTATTACAGTTATTAGCTTTTTAGGTGGATATCAAAGGGAAACATCTTTAGTAATCTTCCTCATAGGAACAGCCAAGGTATTCGAGTCTATTAGTGATATATTTCAGGGGCTAATTCAGCAGCATGAACGAATGGATCGGATTGCCATTTCGATGATGATTAAAGGACTTCTGTCATTGCTGTTTTTAGGCGGAGGAATATATATATCCGGTAATATTTTGTGGGGTGTATTTGGGTTAGTCTGCGTTTGGGCTGTAGTCCTACTCGGCTATGACCTTCCTAGTGGTCTTTTGATGCTAAAAGATATCTCAGAATTGCAACCTCGTTGGCACCTGAAAACTCTAAAACATCTAGTATGGCTTTGTTTCCCATTGGGGTTTGCGATGATGCTAGTTTCGCTCAATACCAACATTCCTCAATACTTGATTGAGTATTACTTGAATGAAAGGAAACTGGGTATTTTTACGGCTTTGGCTTATATGATGATGGCTGGAAACATAGTAGTGAATGCCTTGGGGCAGTCAGCCAGTCCCCGTCTAGCAAAATATTATGCTAGTGGAAATCTTATAGGTTTTCGTAACCTCCTGCTGAAACTAGTGGGAATAGCTGCTTTACAAGGCGGAATAGGTGTTTTAGTAGCGGTGACGAGTGGACGACAAATTCTAATGCTGCTGTATAGCTCTGAATATGCCGAGCAGACAACTTTATTTATTTGGCTGATGGTTATTGCTGGGTTTAATTACATATCATCTTTCCTAGACTGTGGAATGACGGCAGCTCGATATTTTCGTATCCAAATACCTTTGTTTGTTACTGTGACAAGTATTTCAACTGTAGGTTGTCTATGGCTGCTGCCGAAGCTGGGTTTGGTAGGGGCAGCGATCGCTTTATTGATTGCCGCAGTTATTCGCATAGGTTTTACGTTTACAGTTATTCTTCATTTACTACACAAGCGATGA
- a CDS encoding phospholipid-binding protein, whose translation MGWLQRMFGLEKSESTQVNPNSSYDANTQTIEPERIGLNGEYDQSGLAKRVALAFDQDPDLNDIDTLWVAQTGSIVVLKGQVPTQDILNQLVAVAHTVDGTTNVDTTQVNLN comes from the coding sequence ATGGGTTGGTTACAAAGAATGTTTGGCTTAGAAAAATCGGAAAGCACCCAAGTTAATCCAAATTCTAGCTATGATGCTAATACACAAACCATAGAGCCAGAACGTATAGGACTAAATGGAGAATATGATCAAAGTGGTTTAGCCAAGCGAGTAGCATTAGCATTTGATCAAGATCCTGACCTTAATGATATTGATACTCTCTGGGTTGCTCAAACAGGTAGCATTGTGGTACTAAAAGGTCAAGTTCCCACTCAGGATATTCTTAATCAACTAGTTGCCGTAGCTCACACTGTTGATGGCACTACAAATGTTGATACTACACAAGTTAATTTAAATTAG
- the ilvN gene encoding acetolactate synthase small subunit, with protein sequence MKHTLSVIVEDEAGVLSRIASLFARRGFNIESLAVGPAEQNGVSRITMVVPGDDRIIEQLTKQLYKLVNVLKVQDITEIPCVERELMLLKVNATSINRSEIIELSQIFRARIVDVAEDSLTLEVVGDPGKMVAIVQVLQKFGLREIARTGKISLTRESGVNTELLKSLQAKV encoded by the coding sequence ATGAAACATACGCTGTCAGTTATTGTGGAAGATGAAGCGGGGGTTCTATCCCGCATTGCTAGTTTATTTGCTCGTCGGGGTTTTAATATTGAAAGCCTGGCTGTGGGACCTGCGGAACAGAATGGAGTATCCCGAATTACGATGGTTGTCCCTGGCGATGATCGCATTATTGAGCAACTTACTAAACAACTATATAAGTTGGTTAATGTTCTCAAAGTGCAGGATATTACAGAAATTCCTTGTGTAGAAAGAGAATTGATGCTTCTCAAGGTTAATGCTACTAGCATTAATCGTTCGGAGATTATTGAATTGTCTCAGATTTTCCGAGCGCGAATTGTAGATGTGGCTGAAGATTCTTTGACCTTGGAAGTTGTTGGTGATCCTGGTAAAATGGTAGCGATTGTGCAAGTGCTACAGAAATTTGGATTGAGAGAAATTGCTCGCACAGGTAAAATTTCTCTGACTCGTGAATCGGGTGTGAATACTGAATTACTGAAGTCGTTACAAGCAAAAGTCTAG
- a CDS encoding (2Fe-2S) ferredoxin domain-containing protein produces the protein MNELISNIQTQEQPLLISVKVCQHRTCRKQGAKEVLAALHDLPIPNVTVTSSGCLGQCGNGPMVLVLPEMVWYCRVLPEEVPRLVEQHLLGGKRVKKMLYYRFHPQG, from the coding sequence ATGAATGAATTAATATCAAATATCCAAACCCAGGAACAGCCTCTTCTGATTTCTGTAAAAGTATGTCAACATCGTACTTGTAGAAAACAAGGTGCAAAGGAAGTTTTAGCAGCTTTACACGATTTACCTATACCTAATGTGACAGTTACATCTAGTGGCTGCTTAGGTCAATGCGGTAATGGTCCAATGGTGCTAGTTTTACCCGAAATGGTTTGGTATTGTCGGGTGTTACCCGAAGAAGTACCCAGATTGGTGGAACAACATTTATTAGGTGGTAAAAGAGTGAAGAAAATGCTTTATTATCGGTTTCATCCCCAGGGATAA